One window of Campylobacter avium LMG 24591 genomic DNA carries:
- the flhB gene encoding flagellar biosynthesis protein FlhB: MAADDQEKTEEATSKKIEDARREGNVPKSQDLAAVVTLVVGVVVVLFLIGYLSERIMNLYRYYQSFIGVELDLKILQAITIKTMFELIIMLLPIVLSIMVAGVIGNLMQFGFIFTTKPITPNLSKIDPIKGLKNLFSMKKAVDSIKITLKVGVVFSIAFVFLLQFMTELPKVELYDVVSQLVWLKEKAIILAAIVIIAFIFIGIIDIFLVRFQYFKSLRMSKQEIKDEYKQMEGDPQVKGRIRRMQMEAARRRMVQDVAQADVVITNPTHYAIALRYDSSKEAAPRIMAKGVDFLALRIKEVAYENEVLVYENPPLARELYKLCDVGDMIPRELFEAVAEVLSFVYASNKKKFKNKH, translated from the coding sequence ATGGCTGCTGATGACCAAGAAAAAACAGAAGAAGCCACCTCCAAAAAAATAGAAGATGCAAGACGCGAAGGAAATGTTCCTAAGTCTCAGGATTTAGCCGCTGTAGTTACGCTTGTTGTTGGCGTTGTTGTGGTTTTGTTTTTAATAGGCTATCTTTCTGAGCGAATTATGAACTTATACAGATACTACCAAAGCTTTATAGGCGTTGAGTTAGACCTTAAAATTCTACAAGCAATAACCATAAAAACAATGTTTGAGCTAATCATAATGCTTTTACCAATAGTTTTAAGCATTATGGTAGCAGGTGTTATAGGAAATTTAATGCAATTTGGCTTTATTTTCACAACAAAACCAATCACGCCGAATTTATCCAAAATAGACCCCATAAAGGGTTTAAAGAATTTATTTTCCATGAAAAAAGCCGTGGATTCTATAAAAATCACTCTAAAAGTCGGCGTAGTTTTTAGTATAGCCTTTGTGTTTTTACTGCAGTTTATGACGGAGCTGCCAAAGGTAGAACTTTACGATGTAGTATCTCAGCTAGTATGGCTTAAAGAAAAGGCCATCATACTAGCAGCTATCGTTATCATCGCCTTTATATTTATAGGGATTATAGATATTTTCTTGGTTAGGTTTCAGTATTTTAAGTCCTTAAGGATGAGCAAGCAAGAAATTAAAGATGAGTATAAACAAATGGAGGGAGACCCGCAGGTAAAGGGTAGAATTCGCAGAATGCAAATGGAAGCTGCAAGAAGAAGGATGGTTCAAGATGTGGCACAGGCCGATGTTGTAATCACAAACCCTACCCATTATGCAATAGCCTTAAGATACGATAGCTCAAAGGAAGCTGCACCTAGGATAATGGCTAAGGGGGTTGATTTCTTAGCACTTAGAATTAAAGAAGTTGCATATGAAAATGAAGTTTTGGTGTATGAAAATCCTCCACTAGCAAGAGAGCTTTACAAGCTTTGCGATGTAGGAGATATGATACCTAGGGAGCTTTTTGAAGCCGTGGCTGAGGTTCTTAGCTTCGTTTATGCTTCAAATAAGAAAAAATTTAAAAACAAACACTAA
- a CDS encoding beta-ketoacyl-ACP synthase III: MKNKASIKSIAAYVPNKILDNKDLEKFLDTDDEWISKRTGIKERRIAEDDEKTSDLGTKAAILAIQRAGLEAKDIDAIIVATLSPDYFTMPSTACKIAANLGLKDITAFDISAACSGFIYLLELAKSFIESSLKKNVLIIGAEKASSVMDYNDRGVCILFGDGAGACVVSADNDFPIIDVHTASDGSYSDLLMIQRSQKADVKMPLAMQMKGNEVFKVAVQTLQNDAINILKKNNLSKDDIDLFIPHQANLRIIKAVQEKLGLDDKKCILTVQKFGNTSAASIPMAMNEAYENNILKRGNIILLDAFGGGFVWGSALLKFGGKNYSDL; encoded by the coding sequence TTGAAAAATAAAGCTTCGATAAAAAGCATAGCAGCTTATGTACCAAATAAAATTTTAGACAATAAAGACTTAGAGAAATTCCTAGATACTGATGATGAATGGATTAGCAAAAGAACAGGAATTAAAGAAAGACGCATAGCAGAGGATGATGAAAAAACTAGCGACCTAGGAACTAAAGCTGCAATACTAGCCATACAAAGAGCTGGCCTAGAAGCTAAGGATATAGACGCTATCATAGTGGCTACCTTAAGTCCTGATTATTTCACCATGCCTTCAACGGCCTGTAAAATAGCTGCAAATTTAGGATTAAAAGACATCACAGCATTTGATATTTCAGCAGCTTGTTCTGGCTTTATATACTTACTTGAACTTGCCAAATCCTTTATAGAAAGCTCTCTTAAGAAAAATGTTTTAATAATAGGTGCTGAAAAAGCAAGCTCTGTGATGGATTACAACGATAGGGGTGTTTGTATTTTGTTTGGCGACGGTGCAGGAGCTTGTGTAGTTAGTGCTGATAATGATTTTCCTATCATAGATGTTCATACGGCAAGTGATGGGAGTTATTCTGATTTACTCATGATACAAAGGTCTCAAAAAGCTGATGTAAAAATGCCTCTGGCCATGCAAATGAAAGGCAATGAGGTATTTAAAGTTGCAGTGCAAACCCTGCAAAACGACGCTATTAATATATTAAAAAAGAACAATTTAAGCAAAGATGATATAGATTTGTTTATACCGCATCAAGCAAATTTAAGGATTATCAAAGCCGTACAGGAAAAACTTGGCTTAGATGATAAAAAATGTATTTTAACAGTGCAAAAATTTGGCAATACCTCCGCTGCTTCTATACCTATGGCCATGAATGAAGCTTATGAAAATAACATCTTAAAAAGAGGAAATATAATCTTACTAGATGCCTTTGGCGGGGGCTTTGTTTGGGGTTCTGCCTTGCTTAAATTTGGCGGTAAGAATTATAGCGACTTATAA
- the plsX gene encoding phosphate acyltransferase PlsX has protein sequence MISIAVDAMGGDFGEKPIIDGVLQALEENKSFNVVLVGDENLLKPLIPEHLKQFVSYEHCKLVFPMDESATEALKYKESTIYKAIDLLREKKVQAVLSAGHSGATMSLATLRVGRLKNVLRPAIATLMPNINDKTLFLDVGANTDCKSEHLFQFAVMGEAYAKELMNISKPRVALLSNGEEDSKGNELTKESHKLLKKLPNFVGNAEGRDIFNGKIDVLVCDGFSGNIILKACEGVATAIFSMLKDKTKKSKIALLGAMLMKPVFKSLKKHIDWQEYGGAPLLGIKGCVIISHGKSDSRAIKNAIFQALKFSKSNIYQVIESELENFEK, from the coding sequence ATGATAAGCATTGCCGTAGATGCAATGGGTGGTGATTTTGGCGAAAAACCGATAATAGACGGTGTTTTGCAAGCACTTGAGGAAAACAAGTCCTTTAATGTGGTTTTAGTAGGCGATGAAAATCTTTTAAAGCCACTGATACCTGAGCATCTAAAGCAATTTGTAAGTTATGAACACTGCAAATTAGTCTTTCCTATGGATGAGAGTGCCACAGAAGCACTTAAATACAAAGAAAGCACCATATACAAAGCTATAGATTTACTCAGAGAAAAAAAAGTACAAGCTGTTCTTTCCGCAGGACATAGCGGTGCTACCATGTCTTTAGCTACACTTAGGGTTGGTAGATTAAAAAATGTCCTAAGACCGGCAATAGCTACCTTAATGCCTAATATAAACGATAAAACCTTATTTTTAGATGTTGGAGCAAATACAGACTGCAAAAGTGAGCATTTATTTCAATTTGCCGTTATGGGTGAGGCTTATGCAAAAGAGCTGATGAATATTAGCAAACCAAGAGTGGCTCTACTATCAAATGGCGAAGAGGATAGCAAGGGAAATGAATTAACAAAAGAAAGTCATAAACTCTTAAAAAAGCTACCAAATTTCGTTGGAAATGCCGAAGGTAGAGATATTTTTAATGGAAAAATAGATGTTTTAGTCTGTGATGGTTTTAGCGGAAATATTATACTAAAGGCTTGTGAGGGTGTTGCTACTGCTATTTTTTCTATGCTAAAAGATAAAACTAAGAAATCTAAGATAGCATTGCTTGGCGCTATGTTGATGAAGCCTGTTTTTAAAAGCTTGAAAAAGCATATAGATTGGCAAGAATACGGCGGTGCTCCTTTACTAGGAATAAAGGGCTGCGTTATAATAAGTCACGGAAAAAGCGACTCAAGAGCTATAAAAAATGCCATATTTCAAGCCTTGAAATTTAGCAAATCAAACATTTATCAAGTCATAGAAAGCGAGTTAGAGAATTTTGAAAAATAA
- the rpmF gene encoding 50S ribosomal protein L32: protein MAVPKRRVSKTRAAKRRTHYKITLVRPVRDKDGTYKIPHRVNPLTKEY from the coding sequence ATGGCAGTTCCAAAGAGAAGAGTTAGCAAAACTCGTGCAGCAAAGAGAAGAACTCATTACAAAATAACTCTTGTAAGACCTGTTAGGGATAAGGACGGCACATATAAAATACCACACAGAGTTAATCCCTTAACTAAGGAATACTAA
- the ndk gene encoding nucleoside-diphosphate kinase → MERTLSIIKPDAVKKQVIGKILDRFESNGLRIAALKKLQLSKEQAQKFYEIHKDRPFYNDLVNFMISGPVVVSVLEGENAVLKNRDLMGATNPKEAKKGTIRADFAENIDANAVHGSDSLENAKIEIEFFFKADELN, encoded by the coding sequence TTGGAAAGGACGCTTTCTATAATCAAACCAGACGCTGTTAAAAAGCAAGTAATTGGCAAAATTTTAGATAGATTTGAGAGTAACGGTCTAAGGATAGCAGCCCTAAAAAAACTTCAATTAAGCAAAGAACAAGCACAAAAATTTTATGAAATTCACAAAGATAGACCATTTTATAACGATCTTGTGAATTTTATGATAAGCGGACCGGTGGTGGTTTCTGTGCTTGAGGGTGAAAATGCAGTGCTTAAAAATAGAGATTTAATGGGTGCTACAAATCCAAAAGAAGCCAAAAAAGGAACAATAAGAGCTGATTTTGCCGAAAACATAGACGCAAATGCAGTTCACGGAAGCGACAGCTTAGAAAATGCGAAAATAGAAATAGAATTCTTTTTCAAGGCTGATGAGCTTAACTAG
- a CDS encoding nitroreductase family protein — MNIFEKRFSCREFLDKQIDADDFRKILEATRLSPSSLGLEPWKFIATQDKNKIKELGVIANNQVHVSSAAALIIIVSRYDFAVYFEEKLRQRAMPKEEIEKRIKTYKPFLEGMSFEEKKSYSKQQAYLALASILYAATALNLGSCAIGGFCQQDLDKYLGLDTGKEQATVMVALGHKDEAKTSEKARFSFDEVVKFI; from the coding sequence ATGAATATATTTGAAAAACGTTTTTCTTGCAGGGAATTTTTAGATAAACAAATCGACGCAGATGATTTTAGGAAAATTTTAGAAGCAACCAGACTTTCTCCAAGTTCTTTGGGGCTTGAGCCATGGAAATTCATAGCTACACAAGATAAAAACAAGATAAAAGAACTAGGCGTAATTGCCAATAATCAAGTCCATGTAAGCTCTGCGGCTGCTTTGATAATCATAGTTTCAAGATATGACTTTGCTGTGTATTTTGAGGAAAAGCTTAGACAAAGAGCTATGCCAAAAGAGGAGATAGAAAAAAGGATAAAAACTTACAAGCCTTTTTTAGAGGGTATGAGCTTTGAAGAGAAAAAATCCTACTCAAAACAGCAAGCCTACCTAGCACTTGCTAGCATTTTATACGCTGCTACTGCTTTAAATTTAGGCTCTTGTGCCATAGGTGGCTTTTGCCAACAAGACCTAGATAAATATTTAGGTCTTGATACAGGAAAAGAACAAGCCACAGTTATGGTGGCACTAGGACATAAAGACGAGGCTAAGACAAGCGAAAAAGCTCGTTTTAGCTTTGATGAAGTGGTGAAATTTATATAG
- a CDS encoding efflux RND transporter periplasmic adaptor subunit translates to MLYYIILSLLDLVEFILNSLFVTIISKSNQNKEIALSKIDFKNLALSFLSKIRRKKKIIFIVFILILLLICYVFYPKNKQTNFVTQAVSRMDIYQSIEAIGKVYAKEQVDVGAQVSGQIIKLYVDIGDKVKEGDLIAQIDKDKQENDLNIYKAQLESAKANLESKEVALEIATKQYEREQSLYDKKATSLELLETLKNNYYTLKANVAELKAQVVQLEITLKNAEKDLGYTVIRAPMDGVIINVAVDEGQTVNANQNTPTIVRIANLDEMEVRMEIAEADVNKIELAESVKFAILSDPDTQFEAKIASIDPADTSTSDATSSSSASSSSSSTSSAIYYYAKFFVKNENNFLRIGMSTENEIVTASAKNVIAIPTYTIKSDSEGYFAEVLEGDTVRKKYLKLGIKDNINTQILDGLNENDMLIIADTNTKSSSSLSPYARAR, encoded by the coding sequence ATGCTTTATTATATCATCTTAAGCTTGCTAGACTTAGTGGAATTTATCTTAAATTCACTTTTTGTTACTATAATAAGCAAGTCAAATCAAAACAAGGAAATAGCTTTGTCTAAGATAGATTTTAAAAATCTTGCTCTGTCTTTTTTGTCAAAAATTAGAAGAAAGAAAAAGATAATATTTATTGTTTTTATTTTAATTTTGCTTTTAATTTGCTATGTTTTTTATCCTAAAAATAAACAAACGAATTTTGTAACCCAAGCAGTTTCTAGAATGGACATTTACCAAAGCATAGAAGCCATAGGTAAGGTTTATGCAAAAGAACAAGTCGATGTGGGTGCGCAAGTTAGCGGTCAAATCATAAAGCTTTATGTAGATATAGGAGATAAGGTAAAGGAAGGGGATTTGATAGCTCAAATTGATAAAGATAAACAAGAAAATGATTTAAATATCTACAAAGCACAGCTTGAAAGTGCTAAGGCGAATTTAGAAAGCAAAGAGGTTGCCCTAGAAATCGCTACTAAACAGTACGAAAGAGAGCAAAGCTTATACGATAAAAAGGCAACTTCTTTGGAACTGCTTGAAACCCTTAAAAATAACTACTACACACTAAAGGCAAATGTGGCAGAACTTAAGGCACAAGTTGTTCAGCTTGAAATCACGCTTAAAAATGCTGAAAAAGATTTGGGCTACACGGTTATACGAGCACCAATGGACGGAGTTATAATAAATGTAGCGGTTGATGAGGGGCAAACTGTGAATGCTAATCAAAACACCCCAACCATAGTTCGCATAGCAAATTTAGACGAAATGGAAGTTCGCATGGAAATAGCTGAAGCTGATGTAAATAAAATCGAGCTTGCAGAAAGCGTTAAATTTGCTATTTTAAGTGACCCAGATACTCAATTTGAAGCTAAGATTGCAAGTATAGACCCTGCAGATACCTCAACAAGTGATGCTACAAGTTCCAGCTCAGCAAGCTCAAGCTCAAGTTCGACATCAAGTGCGATTTATTACTATGCTAAATTCTTTGTCAAAAATGAAAATAATTTTTTACGCATAGGAATGAGCACAGAAAATGAGATTGTAACAGCAAGTGCTAAAAATGTTATAGCAATCCCTACCTACACCATAAAAAGCGATAGTGAGGGTTATTTTGCAGAAGTTTTAGAGGGTGATACTGTGCGTAAAAAATACCTTAAACTTGGTATAAAAGACAATATAAACACGCAAATTTTGGACGGGCTAAACGAAAACGATATGTTAATCATAGCAGATACGAATACAAAAAGCTCCTCATCACTGTCTCCTTACGCGAGAGCTAGATGA
- a CDS encoding ABC transporter permease produces MIILKNICKNIGQNEILKNVSLEIQRGEFVAIIGQSGSGKTSLLNIIGTLDEISSGSYIFDKYEVTKLDKDEKARLRRENIGFIFQRYNLLTLLNARENVALPAVYAGEKTEVRNERAKKLLSDLELSLKFESKPNELSGGQQQRVSIARALMNGGDLILADEPTGALDSKSGVMVLEILKELNKAGHTIVLVTHDRSIAQQANRIIEIKDGEILSDSKAKFETKPVNLEKMPLEIKSYTLLKNQLFECFKIAFSSIIAHKLRSILTMLGIIIGIASVVIVVALGKGSQEQILASISRLGTNTIEVHPGRGFGDIRSGRTWLNVSDLRTLRTLPQLEAVEARVNSSGIATYKNISLNARGEGVGINEIKIKGLELEAGRVLSEADIRENANVVVLDYNGRNGLFEGFNVNDIIGKTVIFNSQPFVVIGVLKKDANRRAEDVTVRLYIPYTTMMNKITGDRLLNHIVTKVADDVSPNVAEQAIIRILEIKRGQKDFFTINSDAIRQTINENMQTMTILITSIALVSLIVGGIGVMNIMLVSVSERTREIGIRMAIGARREDILMQFLIEAIMICSIGALLGVLLSFCVFFAFNYISTSSYMVMSYGAILLGLFSSVLIGVIFGFVPAKNAANLNPITALSKE; encoded by the coding sequence ATGATAATACTAAAAAACATTTGCAAAAACATAGGGCAAAATGAAATTTTAAAAAATGTAAGCCTAGAGATACAAAGGGGTGAATTTGTAGCTATTATAGGCCAAAGTGGCTCTGGGAAAACCTCGCTTTTAAATATCATAGGTACGCTTGATGAGATAAGCTCAGGCTCATATATCTTTGACAAATACGAGGTTACAAAGCTTGATAAGGACGAAAAAGCAAGGCTTAGAAGGGAAAATATAGGCTTTATCTTTCAAAGATACAATCTTTTAACTCTACTAAATGCCAGGGAAAATGTAGCCTTGCCTGCCGTGTATGCTGGTGAAAAAACCGAAGTTAGAAATGAAAGAGCTAAAAAGCTTTTAAGTGATTTAGAGCTTTCTTTGAAATTTGAGTCAAAACCAAATGAATTAAGCGGAGGACAGCAACAAAGAGTAAGTATAGCAAGGGCTTTGATGAATGGTGGCGATTTAATCTTAGCTGATGAGCCAACCGGAGCACTTGATAGCAAAAGCGGTGTTATGGTTTTAGAAATTTTAAAAGAGTTAAATAAAGCAGGCCACACCATAGTTTTAGTAACTCATGATAGAAGTATAGCACAGCAGGCAAATAGGATTATTGAAATCAAAGATGGCGAAATTTTAAGCGACAGTAAGGCTAAATTTGAAACAAAGCCTGTAAATTTAGAAAAAATGCCATTAGAGATAAAAAGCTACACCTTGCTTAAAAATCAACTCTTTGAATGTTTTAAAATAGCCTTTTCATCTATCATAGCACATAAACTTCGCTCTATCTTAACCATGCTTGGCATTATCATAGGAATAGCTTCTGTTGTAATTGTGGTAGCGCTTGGCAAGGGTTCTCAAGAACAAATTCTAGCCTCTATATCAAGACTTGGCACAAATACCATAGAAGTGCATCCAGGACGTGGTTTTGGAGATATTCGCTCAGGTAGAACCTGGCTAAATGTGAGCGATTTACGCACCTTAAGAACCCTGCCTCAACTTGAAGCTGTGGAAGCTAGGGTAAATTCATCAGGCATAGCAACTTACAAAAATATATCCTTAAATGCCAGGGGCGAGGGCGTTGGTATAAATGAGATAAAGATAAAAGGCTTAGAGCTTGAGGCAGGTAGGGTGTTAAGCGAGGCCGATATAAGGGAAAATGCTAATGTGGTAGTGCTTGATTACAACGGACGCAACGGGCTTTTTGAAGGCTTTAATGTAAATGATATAATAGGCAAAACAGTAATATTTAATTCCCAACCCTTTGTTGTAATAGGTGTCTTAAAAAAGGATGCAAACCGCCGAGCCGAAGATGTAACGGTAAGACTTTATATACCTTACACAACCATGATGAATAAAATAACAGGAGATAGGCTCTTAAATCACATAGTAACCAAGGTAGCTGATGATGTCTCTCCTAATGTAGCAGAACAAGCAATAATAAGAATTTTAGAGATAAAAAGAGGACAAAAGGACTTTTTTACTATAAATTCAGATGCGATTAGACAAACTATAAATGAAAATATGCAAACCATGACAATTTTAATAACCTCCATAGCCTTGGTATCTTTAATTGTCGGTGGTATAGGCGTTATGAATATAATGCTCGTTTCAGTTAGCGAAAGGACAAGAGAAATAGGCATAAGAATGGCAATAGGCGCGAGGAGAGAGGATATCTTAATGCAGTTTTTAATAGAAGCCATTATGATATGCTCAATAGGTGCTTTGCTTGGCGTGCTGCTTTCTTTTTGCGTGTTTTTTGCTTTTAATTACATAAGTACTAGTTCTTATATGGTGATGTCTTACGGCGCTATTTTACTCGGTTTGTTTAGTTCTGTTTTAATAGGCGTAATCTTTGGTTTTGTCCCTGCAAAAAATGCTGCAAATTTAAATCCTATAACCGCTTTATCAAAGGAATGA
- a CDS encoding TolC family protein, with protein MMRVLFIFLSLFFLSCSVKEKDFSKSLNDTSFLYDNWWKTYENVYLNSFVDKVLKHNSEINVARLNLLSAVTRYDLLDLDLYPTLSGNLGLSNSRNLNNGTKAGFNFSNALNLSYELDIYGKIRDEIDSAKFSANASAYELESLKLSLVNSSVDYVFDLVYFNEVSILLNDYLKNLELSKELYTIKYNFGKIEELDLLNLEQSVLNAKQNILSNEQNKELIIKNLKDLLGAKSEFKEIEYLNKLRFSDFQSKELNFNVPLTYLENRPDIQSSLNSLKAAFKDVSALEKSIFPSISLGGNLRGTSNKFDDSFKLMVLNGSAELSLPFLDYARVKKNIKLSSLEYEKLKLNYEQSLQTAINEFLLCKKDYEFYGKLLENIIVINEKQARIKNAYQLKYEAGKVELKDFLDAQNNYINSHQEILRQKLSLLKTQNLYYKITSTKFTNDRIAF; from the coding sequence ATGATGAGAGTGCTCTTTATATTTTTGAGTTTATTTTTCCTTTCTTGTTCTGTGAAAGAAAAGGATTTTAGCAAGAGTTTAAATGATACTTCCTTTTTATACGATAATTGGTGGAAAACTTACGAAAATGTTTATTTAAATTCCTTTGTAGATAAGGTTTTAAAACATAACTCAGAAATCAATGTCGCAAGATTAAATTTATTAAGTGCTGTTACTAGATATGATTTGCTTGACTTAGACCTTTATCCTACCTTAAGCGGAAATTTAGGCCTTTCTAATTCTAGAAATTTAAACAACGGAACAAAAGCGGGATTTAATTTTTCTAATGCTTTAAATTTAAGTTACGAGCTTGATATATATGGCAAGATACGAGATGAGATTGATTCTGCTAAATTTAGTGCAAATGCTAGTGCTTATGAGCTTGAAAGTTTGAAATTAAGCTTGGTAAATTCAAGCGTTGATTATGTTTTTGACCTTGTTTATTTCAACGAGGTTTCAATCTTGCTTAATGATTATTTAAAGAATTTGGAGCTATCAAAGGAGCTTTATACCATTAAATACAATTTTGGCAAGATAGAAGAACTTGACTTGCTAAATTTAGAACAGTCTGTTTTAAACGCAAAGCAAAACATATTAAGTAACGAGCAAAATAAAGAATTAATAATAAAAAATCTCAAAGATTTACTAGGTGCAAAAAGCGAATTTAAGGAGATAGAGTACTTAAACAAGCTTAGATTTAGTGATTTTCAAAGCAAGGAATTAAATTTCAATGTACCTCTTACTTATCTTGAAAACAGACCCGACATACAGTCTTCTTTGAATTCCTTAAAGGCTGCGTTTAAGGATGTTTCAGCACTTGAAAAGTCTATTTTTCCAAGTATAAGTTTGGGCGGAAATTTAAGAGGAACTTCTAATAAATTTGATGATAGTTTTAAATTGATGGTTTTAAACGGCTCTGCAGAACTTTCTTTGCCATTTTTAGACTATGCAAGAGTTAAAAAAAATATAAAATTATCCAGCCTAGAATATGAAAAACTAAAATTAAACTACGAGCAAAGCCTGCAAACTGCCATAAATGAATTTTTACTTTGCAAAAAGGATTATGAATTTTATGGAAAGCTTTTAGAAAATATTATAGTAATCAATGAAAAACAAGCAAGGATAAAAAATGCCTATCAGTTAAAGTATGAAGCCGGCAAGGTAGAGCTTAAAGACTTTTTAGATGCGCAAAATAACTATATAAATTCTCATCAAGAAATCTTAAGACAAAAGCTAAGTTTGCTCAAGACGCAGAATTTATACTATAAAATCACAAGCACAAAATTCACAAATGATAGAATTGCTTTTTAG
- a CDS encoding hydrogenase small subunit — MTLQHMEARLNELEQMPSIKPELSIPKALEEAGFSRRDFMKWAGAMTAFLALPSTFTPLVARAAELADRVPVIWLHMAECTGCSESLLRSDTPTIDSLIFDHISLEYHETVMAASGWQAEEILEDSIKKHKGNYFLMVEGGIPTGDTENYLTIGPHGKTGYQHAKEACDNAKAILAIGTCSSFGGIQAANPNPSNAKPLSAVTNKTVINVPGCPPSEKNIVGNILQFLLFNEAPALDVYNRPKWAYGLRIHDLCERRGHFDAGEFVQSFGDEGAKNGYCLYKVGCKGPYTFNNCSKERFNSHTSWPIQAGHGCIGCSEPNFWDTMRPFEEPLHGRPLAFGYGSDALADKIGVGVLCLTGVAIVAHAALASMKKNKEG; from the coding sequence ATGACATTACAACACATGGAAGCTCGTTTAAATGAGCTAGAGCAAATGCCTTCCATAAAGCCTGAACTATCTATACCTAAGGCTTTGGAAGAAGCTGGTTTTTCTAGGAGAGATTTTATGAAGTGGGCGGGTGCTATGACCGCATTTTTGGCCTTACCTTCTACCTTTACTCCTCTTGTTGCAAGGGCTGCTGAGCTTGCTGATAGGGTGCCTGTTATTTGGTTGCATATGGCCGAGTGTACAGGTTGTTCTGAAAGTCTTTTAAGAAGCGATACTCCTACAATAGATAGCTTGATATTTGACCATATCTCGCTTGAGTATCATGAAACTGTTATGGCGGCTTCTGGTTGGCAAGCTGAAGAAATTTTAGAAGACTCTATCAAAAAGCACAAAGGTAATTATTTTCTAATGGTTGAGGGCGGTATACCTACCGGTGATACTGAAAATTACCTAACCATAGGACCGCACGGCAAAACCGGTTATCAACACGCAAAAGAAGCCTGTGATAATGCAAAGGCTATTTTGGCCATTGGAACCTGTTCGTCTTTTGGCGGAATTCAAGCTGCTAATCCAAATCCTAGCAACGCAAAGCCACTTAGTGCAGTTACAAATAAAACTGTAATCAATGTCCCTGGCTGTCCTCCTAGCGAGAAAAACATAGTTGGAAATATACTTCAGTTTTTATTGTTCAACGAAGCTCCTGCTCTTGATGTTTATAACCGTCCAAAATGGGCTTATGGCTTGAGAATTCATGATTTGTGCGAAAGAAGAGGGCATTTTGACGCTGGTGAATTTGTGCAATCATTTGGCGACGAGGGTGCTAAAAATGGTTATTGTTTATATAAGGTTGGCTGTAAGGGGCCTTACACCTTTAATAACTGTTCAAAAGAAAGATTTAATTCTCACACATCTTGGCCTATACAAGCTGGACACGGCTGCATAGGTTGTTCTGAGCCAAATTTCTGGGATACTATGAGACCTTTTGAGGAGCCATTGCATGGCAGACCGCTTGCTTTTGGTTATGGTTCTGATGCGCTTGCTGATAAGATAGGCGTAGGCGTGCTTTGCTTAACAGGTGTTGCTATCGTTGCTCATGCTGCTTTAGCTTCAATGAAAAAGAACAAAGAGGGATAA